Proteins co-encoded in one Prescottella sp. R16 genomic window:
- a CDS encoding mammalian cell entry protein, whose amino-acid sequence MPPIRRTTRPGASPRRPKIAGSAARPVAETVSAAAGETVAAPTAAEVRPPTETSVPAETPVPAETPSLVKEAAAVASPAPTGEQAALGSVDSPPARFRSSWKLVAVTGAAAVVLAGFAGVAALRPGAQVSNTAYVDVAGTSQVTEAVRGALETLYAYAPDSIDQYPDRARAVLTESMRTEFDKTVDPTVSAVKQMGTSTTVQLSDIGVKVLDGDRAELIVNMTVSAESNGAAQDSASGPLIVQMEKVDGVWLLSDIADQ is encoded by the coding sequence GTGCCCCCGATTCGTCGTACCACCAGGCCGGGCGCGTCGCCGCGGCGTCCGAAGATCGCCGGTTCCGCGGCCCGTCCGGTGGCGGAGACCGTGTCCGCGGCAGCGGGGGAGACGGTGGCGGCGCCGACCGCGGCCGAGGTCCGGCCCCCCACAGAGACGTCGGTTCCTGCCGAGACACCGGTCCCCGCGGAGACGCCGTCCCTCGTGAAGGAGGCGGCCGCCGTGGCGTCGCCGGCCCCGACCGGTGAACAGGCCGCGCTCGGGTCGGTGGATTCGCCGCCGGCCCGGTTCCGGTCGAGCTGGAAGCTGGTCGCGGTGACGGGGGCGGCGGCGGTGGTGCTGGCCGGGTTCGCGGGGGTGGCGGCGTTGCGTCCGGGTGCGCAGGTGAGTAACACCGCCTACGTGGACGTGGCGGGAACGTCGCAGGTCACCGAGGCGGTCCGGGGTGCGTTGGAGACGCTGTACGCGTATGCACCGGATTCGATCGACCAGTACCCGGATCGGGCGCGGGCGGTGCTGACGGAGTCGATGCGGACGGAGTTCGACAAGACCGTCGATCCGACGGTGTCGGCGGTGAAGCAGATGGGGACGAGCACGACGGTCCAGTTGAGCGACATCGGAGTGAAGGTGCTCGACGGGGACCGTGCCGAGTTGATCGTGAACATGACGGTGAGTGCGGAGTCGAACGGTGCCGCACAGGACAGTGCGTCGGGGCCGTTGATCGTCCAGATGGAAAAAGTGGACGGTGTGTGGCTATTGTCTGATATCGCGGATCAGTAG
- a CDS encoding mammalian cell entry protein — protein MTDTTTKNDAAENNKVLVATTAVTAVLLLAALVAAVVFGVGWGRAAIVEKPRADARESALSDARQAAVNLNSFDAENLDESFANIESSITGDLTEDLSSTRDQLTQQTRQTGARSTAEVIGATLTSLDTDDGTADALVVLATTTTWPDESSRKVRVTMRLTMVEGDDGVWRASQSVNLGNASVLDETPAPAPAPESNTDADAATDAPAPDAGGR, from the coding sequence GTGACGGACACCACGACGAAGAACGATGCGGCCGAGAACAACAAGGTTCTCGTCGCGACAACCGCCGTGACGGCCGTGCTGCTCCTCGCCGCGTTGGTGGCGGCGGTGGTGTTCGGTGTCGGCTGGGGGCGTGCCGCGATCGTGGAGAAACCCCGCGCGGACGCCCGGGAGTCGGCACTGTCGGATGCCCGGCAGGCGGCGGTCAACCTGAACTCGTTCGATGCCGAAAATCTGGACGAGTCGTTCGCGAACATCGAGTCGTCGATCACCGGTGACCTGACCGAGGATCTGTCGTCGACGCGGGACCAGCTCACCCAGCAGACCCGGCAGACCGGGGCCCGCAGCACCGCGGAGGTGATCGGGGCGACGCTGACGTCGCTCGACACCGACGACGGCACCGCCGACGCGCTCGTCGTTCTCGCGACGACCACCACGTGGCCGGACGAGTCGTCGCGCAAGGTGCGGGTGACGATGCGGCTGACGATGGTCGAGGGCGACGACGGCGTCTGGCGGGCGTCGCAGTCGGTGAACCTGGGCAACGCGTCGGTGCTCGACGAGACCCCGGCGCCCGCGCCCGCACCGGAGTCGAACACCGACGCCGACGCCGCGACCGATGCTCCGGCGCCCGATGCCGGCGGCCGGTAG
- a CDS encoding MCE family protein — MVSRLARWQLVAFIVVAVLGIGYVGAKYVRLDSLLGFGEYRVDVQLAHSGGIFTNAEVTYRGVPVGRVGDLALTADGVSVALMIDNGAPQIPASARAVVANRSAIGEQYVDLQPDTDEGPFLHDGSVITEPNTATPIPVEDLIGSIDKLSRSVPVDALHTTVVELGKAFSGKGEDLQILVDSLGRFTETATEALPQTLTLISDGRTALDTQAEQSGAIREFSDGLLQVAAQLKSSDPDVRRLIGTGKDATDTVGRLVADSGAALTTDLTNLATTLKTIGPRAIALQPFLQFLPALSAGASAVAPGDGTIHFGLVLETNNPPPCTKGYEGTYEILEQMKAQNPNFDDTVDSFPFNTNVRCAVEQGNPTGVRSAERIVYADPEVPQPWDSTPKVDPDKLNLNPIATQLATLMGVTPVR, encoded by the coding sequence GTGGTCTCGCGGCTGGCCAGATGGCAGTTGGTGGCGTTCATCGTCGTGGCGGTGCTGGGTATCGGCTACGTCGGCGCCAAGTATGTGCGACTCGATTCGTTGCTGGGGTTCGGGGAGTACCGGGTGGATGTGCAGCTCGCGCATTCCGGCGGCATCTTCACCAATGCCGAGGTGACGTATCGGGGAGTCCCGGTCGGCCGGGTCGGGGATCTGGCGCTCACCGCGGACGGGGTGTCGGTGGCGTTGATGATCGACAACGGTGCCCCACAGATTCCGGCGTCCGCGCGGGCTGTCGTGGCGAACCGGTCGGCGATCGGTGAACAGTACGTCGATCTGCAGCCCGACACCGACGAGGGCCCGTTCCTGCACGACGGTTCGGTGATCACGGAACCGAACACGGCGACGCCGATCCCGGTCGAGGACCTGATCGGCAGTATCGACAAGCTGTCCCGGTCGGTTCCGGTGGATGCCCTGCACACGACGGTCGTGGAACTGGGCAAGGCGTTCAGCGGCAAGGGCGAGGATCTGCAGATCCTGGTGGATTCGCTCGGCCGGTTCACCGAGACGGCGACGGAGGCGCTGCCGCAGACGCTGACGCTGATTTCCGACGGTCGCACCGCGCTCGACACGCAGGCCGAGCAGTCGGGTGCGATCCGGGAGTTCAGCGACGGGCTGCTGCAGGTGGCCGCGCAGTTGAAGTCGAGTGATCCGGACGTGCGCCGGCTGATCGGCACCGGTAAGGACGCGACCGACACGGTCGGCCGACTCGTCGCCGACAGCGGTGCGGCGCTCACCACGGATCTGACGAATCTGGCGACGACGCTGAAGACGATCGGCCCGCGGGCCATCGCGTTGCAGCCGTTCCTGCAGTTCCTGCCGGCTCTGTCGGCCGGTGCGTCGGCGGTGGCGCCGGGGGACGGCACGATCCACTTCGGGCTGGTACTCGAGACGAACAATCCGCCGCCGTGCACGAAGGGTTACGAGGGCACGTACGAGATCCTCGAACAGATGAAGGCGCAGAACCCGAACTTCGACGACACGGTCGACAGCTTCCCGTTCAACACGAACGTGCGATGCGCGGTCGAGCAGGGCAATCCGACGGGTGTGCGCAGCGCCGAGCGGATCGTCTACGCCGATCCGGAGGTGCCGCAGCCGTGGGACAGCACACCGAAGGTCGATCCGGACAAACTGAACCTGAATCCGATCGCGACCCAGCTCGCGACCCTCATGGGTGTCACGCCGGTCCGGTAG
- a CDS encoding MCE family protein — protein MGTRSAAVAAGVCAVAVTVSACGSGGIYSIPLPGGADIGGDPMHVSIQFDDVLDLVPQSTVKVDGVPVGRVEKIEVGPDGWTAQVDTLVNSSVDLPANATAEVQQSNLLGEKFIAISAPEQNPSSERLTSGTTIPVERTRHATDIEQVLGAMSLLLNGGGVAQLQPIVSELEKALDGRETKVRSLLEQANTLIAGLEEQRNSITRALDGLDTLSSRVADQTGKLEKILDELPQGVQILSEQRPQLVEMLAQVDRLGQVGSDVINRSKDDLIADLRALRPTLQQLGEATPDIITSLPIVPTFPFPDSIIPSIHGGQANVFLSIDLQIGDTLSNLGVGEPDPVYLPPKYGPPVPVNPSNPYYNGNGPRPGWPTVSLLPLPPIVPNPVPEPGTAAAAAAKPGNAPRNPFDAFLNQLGVGE, from the coding sequence GTGGGAACGAGGTCGGCGGCGGTGGCCGCCGGCGTGTGCGCGGTAGCGGTGACGGTGAGCGCGTGCGGGTCGGGCGGCATCTATTCGATCCCGTTGCCGGGCGGCGCCGACATCGGCGGCGATCCGATGCACGTGTCGATCCAGTTCGACGACGTCCTCGACCTGGTGCCGCAGTCGACCGTCAAGGTCGACGGCGTGCCGGTCGGCCGGGTCGAGAAGATCGAGGTGGGCCCGGACGGATGGACCGCGCAGGTGGACACGCTGGTGAACAGTTCGGTGGATCTGCCGGCGAACGCGACGGCGGAGGTACAGCAGTCGAATCTGTTGGGTGAGAAGTTCATCGCGATCTCGGCGCCCGAACAGAATCCGTCGTCGGAGCGGCTGACGAGCGGGACGACCATTCCGGTGGAACGCACCCGGCACGCCACCGACATCGAGCAGGTGCTCGGTGCGATGTCGTTGCTGCTCAACGGCGGCGGTGTCGCGCAGTTGCAGCCGATCGTCTCGGAACTCGAGAAGGCGCTCGACGGCCGCGAGACGAAGGTGCGGAGCCTCCTCGAACAGGCGAACACGCTCATCGCCGGTCTCGAGGAGCAGCGGAATTCGATCACGCGGGCACTCGACGGCCTCGACACGCTCAGCAGCCGCGTGGCGGATCAGACGGGCAAGCTCGAGAAGATCCTCGACGAGCTGCCGCAGGGCGTGCAGATCCTGTCCGAGCAGCGGCCGCAGCTGGTCGAGATGCTCGCCCAGGTGGATCGTCTGGGCCAGGTCGGATCCGATGTGATCAATCGTTCGAAGGACGATCTGATCGCGGATCTGCGGGCACTGCGACCCACGCTGCAGCAGTTGGGTGAGGCGACACCGGACATCATCACGTCGCTGCCGATCGTGCCGACGTTCCCGTTCCCGGACTCGATCATCCCGTCGATCCACGGCGGCCAGGCCAACGTGTTCCTGTCGATCGACCTGCAGATCGGTGACACCCTGTCGAACCTGGGTGTGGGCGAGCCGGATCCGGTGTACCTGCCGCCGAAGTACGGTCCACCGGTTCCGGTGAACCCGAGCAACCCGTACTACAACGGCAACGGTCCGCGGCCGGGCTGGCCGACGGTGTCGCTGCTGCCGTTGCCGCCGATCGTGCCGAATCCGGTGCCCGAGCCGGGGACGGCCGCGGCCGCGGCCGCGAAACCGGGGAACGCGCCGCGTAATCCGTTCGACGCGTTCCTGAACCAGCTGGGGGTGGGTGAGTAG
- a CDS encoding MCE family protein translates to MSDTRRSRRRWIPVALIAVVAVVAAGTGWWLFQNAGTTKITAYFDKSVGIYSGSDVRVLGVKVGRVDSVDPQGDQVQVTMTVQRGVDIPADAKAAQVTPSVVSDRYIQLTPVYTGGEKMASNAEIPRERTATPVEVDQLYASVTELSEALGPDGANKDGALSNLVESAAANLDGNGDAMGNTFTKLSEAARTLSDSRTDIFDTIKNLQVFVSALADNDAQVRQFNTQLADLSGFLAGEKDNLGLALNQLSLALGDVARFVENNRELLTQNIDGLTTVTQTVANRRDELAEALVTIPLALSNLVNAHDAESGTLQMRVDLPDLQDPFGLGCKLIDVAKLMPGDPRFEALGRQMKPVIDNCKMITDQMTAGVKSPTLNLPLGILSGDNLQQGTVPGTVPGTPSPRLGGTP, encoded by the coding sequence ATGAGTGACACCCGACGCAGCCGTCGCCGGTGGATTCCGGTCGCGTTGATCGCGGTGGTGGCCGTCGTGGCGGCCGGTACGGGATGGTGGCTGTTCCAGAACGCCGGCACCACGAAGATCACCGCGTACTTCGACAAGTCGGTCGGCATCTACTCGGGGTCGGACGTGCGGGTCCTCGGTGTGAAGGTGGGCCGGGTCGACTCGGTGGATCCGCAGGGCGACCAGGTGCAGGTGACGATGACGGTGCAGCGGGGTGTCGACATCCCTGCCGACGCGAAGGCCGCCCAGGTGACGCCGTCGGTGGTCTCCGACCGCTACATCCAGCTCACGCCCGTGTACACGGGCGGCGAGAAGATGGCGTCGAACGCGGAGATCCCGAGGGAGCGCACCGCGACCCCGGTCGAGGTGGACCAGCTGTACGCGAGTGTCACGGAGCTGTCGGAGGCGTTGGGCCCGGACGGGGCCAACAAGGACGGTGCGCTGTCGAATCTCGTCGAGAGTGCGGCCGCGAACCTCGACGGCAACGGCGACGCGATGGGCAACACGTTCACGAAGTTGTCGGAGGCGGCCCGGACGCTGTCGGATTCGCGCACGGACATCTTCGACACGATCAAGAACCTGCAGGTGTTCGTCAGTGCTCTCGCCGACAACGATGCGCAGGTGCGCCAGTTCAACACGCAGCTGGCGGATCTGAGCGGTTTCCTGGCGGGGGAGAAGGACAACCTGGGGCTCGCCCTGAACCAGTTGTCGCTGGCTCTGGGGGACGTGGCCCGGTTCGTGGAGAACAACCGGGAACTGCTGACGCAGAACATCGACGGGTTGACGACGGTCACGCAGACCGTCGCGAACCGCCGGGACGAGCTGGCCGAGGCGCTCGTGACGATCCCGCTGGCGCTGAGCAACCTGGTGAACGCCCACGACGCCGAGTCGGGGACGCTGCAGATGCGCGTCGACCTGCCGGATCTGCAGGATCCGTTCGGGTTGGGCTGCAAGCTCATCGATGTCGCGAAGCTGATGCCGGGTGATCCGCGGTTCGAGGCGCTGGGCCGGCAGATGAAGCCGGTGATCGACAACTGCAAGATGATCACCGATCAGATGACGGCCGGTGTGAAGAGCCCGACACTGAATCTGCCGCTGGGCATTCTCAGCGGCGACAATCTGCAGCAGGGCACGGTTCCGGGGACGGTGCCGGGCACGCCGTCGCCGCGATTGGGGGGGACGCCGTGA
- a CDS encoding MCE family protein encodes MTNKRSPAVTGALGIVVVLLATMSAFFLDSLPILGASNRYTAEFSEAAGLKSGNEVRVAGVKVGKVTDVDLDGDRVLVAFQTKDTWVGDQTTASIQIKTILGQKYLALDPRGTEVLDPGVRIPLERTTSPYDVIDAFSDAATTLEEIDTTQLASSFDVLSQAFEGTPDEIRASLDGVARLSETVAKRDQDLKHLFGATKQTSEILADRSEQFEKILANGGTLLAELNNRQQAISQLLTSTQTLSRELTGLVADNEEQITPALTQLQGVIDILNENQQNLDKALEYAAPFYRIYANVLGNGRWFDTVVTNLTPPGLPDVPGERAPFRTLGGN; translated from the coding sequence ATGACGAACAAGCGCAGTCCGGCGGTCACCGGTGCTCTCGGTATCGTCGTGGTCCTGCTGGCGACGATGTCGGCGTTCTTCCTCGACAGCCTGCCGATTCTCGGTGCGTCGAACCGGTACACCGCCGAGTTCTCGGAGGCGGCGGGACTCAAGTCCGGTAACGAGGTGCGGGTCGCGGGTGTGAAGGTCGGCAAGGTGACGGACGTGGACCTCGACGGCGACCGGGTGCTGGTGGCGTTCCAGACGAAGGACACGTGGGTCGGGGACCAGACGACGGCGTCGATCCAGATCAAGACGATCCTCGGGCAGAAGTATCTGGCGCTCGATCCGCGGGGCACCGAGGTGCTCGATCCGGGAGTGCGGATCCCGCTCGAGCGGACCACGTCGCCGTACGACGTCATCGATGCGTTCAGCGACGCCGCGACGACGCTCGAGGAGATCGACACCACGCAGCTGGCGTCGAGTTTCGATGTGCTGTCCCAGGCATTCGAGGGCACCCCGGACGAGATCCGAGCGTCCCTCGACGGTGTCGCCCGGCTGTCGGAGACGGTCGCCAAGCGTGACCAGGATCTGAAACATCTGTTCGGTGCCACGAAGCAGACGTCGGAGATCCTCGCGGACCGCAGCGAGCAGTTCGAGAAGATCCTCGCCAACGGGGGCACACTGCTGGCGGAACTCAACAACCGGCAGCAGGCGATCTCGCAACTGCTCACCAGCACGCAGACGCTGTCGCGGGAGCTCACCGGACTGGTCGCGGACAACGAGGAACAGATCACGCCGGCGCTCACCCAGTTGCAGGGCGTCATCGACATCCTCAACGAGAACCAGCAGAACCTGGACAAGGCCCTCGAATACGCTGCGCCGTTCTACCGGATCTACGCGAACGTGCTCGGCAACGGCCGCTGGTTCGACACCGTCGTGACGAACCTGACCCCGCCCGGGCTGCCGGACGTCCCCGGTGAGCGAGCGCCCTTCCGCACCCTGGGGGGTAACTGA
- a CDS encoding MCE family protein, which translates to MKRQLRGVVAPLTKLVIFAVVTILATGFLALTIANTTSTGGTKFSARFTDVTSLNKGDEVRIAGVRVGQVTKIEIVDDREAQVEFSLSDRDWLPASTTATIRFRNLVGQRYIALEQGTGQQGYKMTAGETIPLDRTKPAVNLTTLFNGFRPLFQTLSADDVNKLSYQIIQVFQGEGGTIEELVANTASLTNTIADKDRVIGELVTNLNRVLDTVNDRDEQVDQLIDNTERLVSGLNADRGVIGQSVQSLSQLTSATADLLVPTRPSIQGSIAGLNTVAGHINERSGDVNQVLANLPVKMEKLGRAGSYGSWFQFYLCGIDIVAGPGTAPQLNLPSNLPTVNQPIYTNTAPRCYADGVR; encoded by the coding sequence ATGAAGCGACAGCTGCGAGGAGTGGTCGCCCCGCTCACCAAGCTGGTGATCTTCGCGGTGGTCACGATCCTGGCGACGGGCTTCCTGGCGCTCACGATCGCGAACACGACGTCGACCGGCGGTACGAAGTTCAGTGCCAGGTTCACCGATGTCACGTCCCTCAACAAGGGTGACGAGGTCCGTATCGCGGGGGTGCGGGTCGGTCAGGTGACGAAGATCGAGATCGTCGACGACCGGGAGGCCCAGGTCGAGTTCTCGCTCAGCGACCGGGACTGGTTGCCGGCCAGTACGACGGCGACGATCCGGTTCCGCAACCTGGTGGGGCAGCGGTACATCGCGCTCGAACAGGGCACGGGACAGCAGGGCTACAAGATGACGGCGGGGGAGACCATCCCACTCGATCGGACCAAACCGGCCGTCAACCTGACGACGCTGTTCAACGGGTTCCGGCCACTGTTCCAGACCTTGAGCGCCGACGACGTCAACAAGCTGTCCTACCAGATCATCCAGGTGTTCCAGGGGGAGGGCGGAACCATCGAGGAGCTCGTGGCGAACACGGCGTCGTTGACGAACACGATCGCGGACAAGGATCGGGTGATCGGTGAACTCGTCACCAACCTGAATCGGGTACTCGACACCGTCAACGACCGGGACGAGCAGGTGGACCAGTTGATCGACAACACCGAGCGGCTGGTCAGCGGACTCAACGCCGACCGCGGCGTCATCGGGCAGTCGGTGCAGTCGTTGTCGCAGCTGACCAGCGCCACGGCCGATCTGCTGGTGCCGACGCGCCCGTCGATCCAGGGGTCGATCGCCGGCCTGAACACGGTGGCCGGTCACATCAACGAACGTTCGGGTGACGTGAACCAGGTACTCGCGAACCTGCCGGTGAAGATGGAGAAACTGGGTCGGGCCGGCAGTTACGGTTCGTGGTTTCAGTTCTACCTGTGCGGTATCGACATCGTGGCCGGGCCGGGCACGGCGCCGCAGTTGAATCTGCCGTCGAACCTGCCGACGGTGAATCAGCCGATCTACACGAACACGGCCCCGCGCTGCTATGCGGACGGTGTGCGATGA
- a CDS encoding MCE family protein translates to MIEHPSKLRRRILGVAFFLVLALFLGGTIASYNKTFTPVVKVDLVTDTVGNALPRNADVKVRGLIVGEVRSASTTNGKVTSVVALQPDKVDLIPSNTTARLLPKTLFGERYVDLVIPSNPSPNPIEAGGTIHQDKSGNAVELGKMLDGLLPLLQAIPPESLASTLGALSQALDGRGEQIGVTLDQLDTIFAGVNTRMPDLTAGLQSFATFTQTYADAAPQLIDALDDLRTTNATIVQERKSIDALMASVTATGASTADLLTTNRDSLISIAADSREALEILARFSGTFGCTFANFADVMRRSGAITGEGSELPGARATIELVNPRGRYLPNQDEPRLFDTRGPRCYTPPPLGTDIGQYPGGAIHDGSYQVPSRNPGDQTISDMPAPQYSMVPAATAPVSYVGSQLERDTLAVVYSQATGVAPQDVPSWAAKIGAPALRGNEVSVK, encoded by the coding sequence ATGATCGAGCACCCGTCGAAGCTGCGCCGTCGAATCCTGGGAGTCGCGTTCTTCCTGGTCCTGGCCTTGTTCCTGGGCGGCACCATTGCCAGCTACAACAAGACGTTCACCCCGGTCGTCAAAGTCGATCTCGTCACCGACACCGTCGGGAACGCGTTACCGCGCAACGCGGACGTCAAGGTCCGTGGCCTGATCGTGGGCGAGGTGCGGTCGGCGTCCACCACGAACGGCAAGGTCACCTCGGTCGTGGCGCTCCAGCCCGACAAGGTCGACCTGATCCCGTCGAACACGACCGCCCGGCTGTTGCCGAAGACGCTGTTCGGTGAGCGGTACGTCGATCTGGTGATTCCGTCGAATCCGAGCCCCAACCCGATCGAGGCCGGCGGCACCATCCATCAGGACAAGAGCGGAAACGCGGTCGAGCTGGGCAAGATGCTCGACGGTCTGCTGCCGCTGTTGCAGGCGATCCCACCGGAGAGCCTGGCGTCGACGCTCGGGGCGCTGTCCCAGGCCCTGGACGGCCGGGGCGAGCAGATCGGTGTGACACTCGACCAGCTCGACACGATCTTCGCGGGTGTGAACACCCGCATGCCCGACCTGACGGCCGGATTGCAGAGCTTCGCGACGTTCACGCAGACATATGCGGATGCGGCGCCGCAGTTGATCGACGCGCTCGACGACCTGCGCACCACCAACGCCACGATCGTGCAGGAGCGTAAGTCGATCGATGCGCTCATGGCGTCGGTCACCGCAACGGGGGCGAGTACGGCGGACCTGCTCACCACCAACCGGGATTCGCTCATCTCGATCGCCGCGGATTCGCGGGAGGCACTCGAGATCCTGGCCCGGTTCTCGGGCACGTTCGGGTGCACGTTCGCGAACTTCGCCGACGTGATGCGCCGGTCCGGTGCGATCACCGGTGAGGGGTCGGAGCTGCCGGGTGCCCGCGCGACGATCGAACTGGTCAATCCGCGTGGACGCTACCTGCCCAACCAGGACGAGCCGCGACTGTTCGACACCCGCGGCCCGCGTTGTTACACGCCGCCGCCGTTGGGTACGGACATCGGTCAGTACCCGGGTGGTGCCATCCACGACGGGTCCTACCAGGTGCCGAGCCGTAACCCGGGTGACCAGACGATCTCGGACATGCCGGCACCCCAGTATTCGATGGTCCCGGCGGCGACGGCTCCCGTCTCCTATGTGGGGTCGCAGCTGGAGCGGGACACGCTCGCGGTGGTGTACAGCCAGGCCACCGGGGTGGCCCCGCAGGACGTGCCGTCGTGGGCCGCGAAGATCGGTGCGCCCGCACTGCGTGGAAACGAGGTGAGCGTCAAATGA
- a CDS encoding ABC transporter permease, with protein sequence MTIARGRGDLALMRARRWARKPLDVLDNAGEQMSFYSRAIAWTPRTLRRYRKELLRLLAEVTFGSGALAVIGGTIGVIVMMSGFTGVVVGLQGFAALDQLGSSVLTGFLSAYVNTREIAPIVAALALSATVGCGFTAQLGAMRISEEIDALEVMAVPSVPFLVTTRMIAGFIAVIPLYIVGLLAAYLASRVVSTVFNGQSSGSYDHYFNLFLPPADVLWSFGKVLVFAFVLILIHCYYGFHARGGPAGVGVAVGHAVRTAIVTIAVLDFFLSLAIWGTTTTVRVAG encoded by the coding sequence ATGACGATCGCACGTGGACGCGGCGACCTGGCGTTGATGCGGGCTCGCCGATGGGCGCGTAAACCGCTCGATGTGCTCGACAACGCCGGCGAGCAGATGTCGTTCTACTCGCGGGCCATCGCGTGGACCCCGCGCACGTTGCGCCGCTACCGCAAGGAGCTGCTGCGACTGCTCGCCGAGGTGACCTTCGGCAGCGGCGCGCTCGCGGTGATCGGCGGCACCATCGGCGTGATCGTCATGATGTCCGGGTTCACCGGCGTCGTGGTCGGGTTGCAGGGCTTCGCGGCCCTCGACCAGCTCGGCAGCTCGGTACTGACAGGCTTCCTGTCCGCGTACGTCAACACCCGGGAGATCGCCCCGATCGTCGCGGCGCTCGCCCTGTCCGCCACGGTCGGCTGTGGTTTCACCGCGCAGCTCGGCGCGATGCGGATCTCGGAGGAGATCGACGCGCTCGAGGTGATGGCGGTGCCGAGCGTGCCGTTCCTCGTCACCACCCGCATGATCGCCGGGTTCATCGCGGTGATCCCGCTGTACATCGTGGGCCTGCTCGCCGCCTACCTGGCCTCGCGCGTCGTGAGCACCGTGTTCAACGGTCAGTCCTCCGGCTCGTACGACCACTATTTCAACCTGTTCCTACCGCCCGCGGACGTGCTGTGGTCCTTCGGCAAGGTGCTGGTGTTCGCGTTCGTCCTCATCCTCATCCACTGCTACTACGGGTTCCACGCCCGCGGTGGCCCGGCAGGCGTCGGTGTCGCCGTCGGCCACGCGGTGCGCACCGCCATCGTCACCATCGCCGTCCTGGACTTCTTCCTGAGCCTCGCGATCTGGGGCACGACGACCACGGTGCGGGTGGCCGGATGA
- a CDS encoding ABC transporter permease — MGGTRASMMKPVTGALTQAGNIVQLFVDVVRNTFRRPFQFKEFIEQAWFIASVTILPTALVAIPFGAVVSLQTGSLIKQLGAEAFTGAASVLAVIQQGSPIVTALLIAGAAGSAVTADLGSRTIREEIDAMEVLGINPIQRLVVPRVLAMVLVAVLLNGLVSVVGIAGGYFFNVILQGGTPGAYLASFSALAQLPDLYIAEIKAAIFGVIAGVIAAYKGLTPKGGPKGVGEAVNQAVVITFLVLFFANLILTMVYLQIVPAKGA, encoded by the coding sequence ATGGGGGGCACCCGCGCATCGATGATGAAGCCTGTCACCGGAGCGTTGACTCAGGCAGGGAACATCGTCCAACTGTTCGTCGACGTCGTCCGCAACACGTTCCGGCGTCCGTTCCAGTTCAAGGAGTTCATCGAACAGGCGTGGTTCATCGCGAGCGTGACGATCCTGCCGACGGCACTGGTCGCGATTCCGTTCGGCGCTGTCGTGTCGCTGCAGACCGGTTCGCTGATCAAGCAGTTGGGTGCCGAGGCGTTCACCGGTGCGGCCAGCGTGCTGGCCGTGATCCAGCAGGGCAGTCCGATCGTGACGGCCCTGCTCATCGCCGGTGCCGCCGGCTCGGCCGTCACCGCGGATCTGGGGTCACGGACCATCCGTGAGGAGATCGACGCGATGGAGGTGCTCGGGATCAACCCGATCCAGCGTCTCGTCGTGCCCCGGGTGCTCGCGATGGTGCTGGTGGCAGTGCTGCTCAACGGGCTGGTGTCGGTCGTCGGTATCGCGGGCGGCTACTTCTTCAACGTCATCCTGCAAGGCGGTACCCCGGGTGCCTACCTGGCGTCGTTCTCGGCGCTCGCCCAACTCCCGGACCTGTACATCGCGGAGATCAAGGCCGCGATCTTCGGTGTCATCGCGGGTGTCATCGCCGCCTACAAGGGACTCACTCCGAAGGGGGGCCCGAAGGGTGTCGGTGAGGCGGTGAACCAGGCCGTCGTCATCACGTTCCTGGTGTTGTTCTTCGCGAATCTGATCCTGACGATGGTCTACCTGCAGATCGTCCCGGCAAAGGGGGCATGA